In the Nicotiana tabacum cultivar K326 chromosome 16, ASM71507v2, whole genome shotgun sequence genome, one interval contains:
- the LOC107778136 gene encoding xanthoxin dehydrogenase-like codes for MDVQGSSDTSLPNQRLLGKVALVTGGASGIGESIVRLFHKHGAKVCIADIQDELGQNICSTLGNDQSACFVHCDVTAEADISNAVDLTIQKFGTLDIMVNNAGLSGPPIPDIRDYELSVFESVLDVNLKGTFLGIKHAARIMIPQKKGSIVSLCSVGSAIAGIGPHAYIASKHAVLGLTQNVAAEMGKHGVRVNCVSPYAVATELALAHLPEDERTNDALAGFRAFTEKNANLQGVELKTQDVANAVLFLASDEARYISGHNLMVDGGFSCVNHSLRVFR; via the exons ATGGATGTTCAAGGAAGCTCCGATACTTCTCTTCCTAACCAAAG GTTATTGGGAAAGGTTGCTTTAGTCACAGGAGGGGCAAGTGGCATAGGAGAGAGCATAGTACGTCTATTTCATAAACATGGTGCAAAAGTATGCATTGCAGACATTCAAGATGAACTTGGACAAAATATTTGTAGTACCCTTGGTAATGACCAGAGTGCATGCTTTGTCCACTGTGATGTTACTGCAGAAGCTGATATTAGTAATGCAGTTGATCTTACCATTCAAAAGTTTGGGACACTTGATATAATGGTTAATAATGCTGGGTTGTCTGGGCCCCCTATTCCAGATATCCGTGATTATGAACTTTCTGTGTTTGAAAGTGTGCTTGACGTGAACTTGAAAGGTACTTTTCTTGGAATAAAGCACGCGGCTCGCATAATGATTCCACAAAAGAAAGGATCAATAGTATCTTTGTGCAGTGTCGGAAGTGCCATTGCTGGCATTGGGCCTCATGCTTATATAGCTTCCAAGCATGCTGTTTTGGGACTTACACAAAATGTTGCAGCTGAGATGGGAAAACATGGTGTACGGGTGAATTGTGTTTCTCCTTACGCTGTTGCAACGGAACTAGCTCTGGCTCACTTGCCTGAGGATGAAAGGACGAATGATGCACTGGCAGGTTTTCGTGCTTTTACTGAGAAGAATGCTAACTTGCAGGGTGTGGAATTGAAGACTCAGGATGTTGCTAATGCTGTGCTGTTTTTAGCAAGTGACGAAGCAAGGTATATAAGTGGGCATAATCTGATGGTTGATGGTGGTTTCTCGTGTGTTAATCACTCCCTTAGGGTCTTCAGATAG